In one window of Juglans regia cultivar Chandler chromosome 3, Walnut 2.0, whole genome shotgun sequence DNA:
- the LOC108993892 gene encoding uncharacterized protein LOC108993892 — MQLPDRKGFKCGILYLFLQLFLTRKKVKAGKEEVSITKVILRTVSLEKFECGSWACIIGAICRGSEEGGDSKRLYFDLPMELIRSSVTDDANAPVTAAYVFEKDCKGILKKNGSTRSTATATKPDASSGRHIRFSTSCPDSTALCISP; from the coding sequence ATGCAACTTCCTGACCGAAAGGGATTTAAATGCGGTATTCTGTACTTGTTCTTGCAACTCTTTCTTACGAGAAAGAAAGTCAAGGCCGGAAAGGAAGAAGTTTCCATCACAAAAGTGATATTGAGGACAGTTTCCTTAGAAAAATTCGAATGTGGGTCGTGGGCATGCATCATCGGCGCCATATGTCGTGGCAGTGAAGAGGGCGGAGACTCCAAACGTCTATATTTCGATCTGCCTATGGAGTTAATCCGAAGCAGCGTGACTGACGATGCAAATGCACCAGTTACAGCAGCTTATGTCTTCGAGAAGGATTGCAAAGGAATTCTCAAGAAGAATGGATCCACAAGATCAACCGCAACGGCCACAAAACCAGATGCATCATCGGGTCGACATATTCGTTTTTCCACATCGTGCCCTGATTCCACGGCTTTATGCATTTCGCCTTGA